The Rattus rattus isolate New Zealand chromosome 13, Rrattus_CSIRO_v1, whole genome shotgun sequence nucleotide sequence aagaggaagaaggcggggaggaagaggaggaggaggaggaaagtgatggtgaggaagaggatggagatggagatgaggaagctgaggctccTACGGGCAAGCAGGTagctgaggatgaggaggatgatgATGTAGACACCGAGAAGCAGAAGACTGATGATGAGGATGAccagacagcaaaaggaaaagctaaCCTTACGCACCGTGACCTATTCACCCTCCACTTCCCGTCTCAGAGTTTAAACGTGGTCACCTTCGAGTAGAGAAGCAGGCCCGGGCCCGCCCACCGAGGACAGTGCCACCCACAGATGACACGCGCTCTTCACCACCCCACCAAAACCACAGCATGAATTGGCAacatgggaggagaaaagaaccaGAACTTCCCAGGGAAgtactttaaaaggaaaatttgtttgtattttttatttacattttatatttttgtacatgTTGTTAGGGATCAGCCATTTTTAATGATAACGGGTGACCAAACCAGCCTTCAGAGTGTTTTCTGTCCTACTTCAGACTTTACTTGTGGTGTGACCATGTTCATTATactctcaaaggagaaaaaaaaaccttgtaaaaaaaacaaaaacaaaaacaaaaaaatcttctgAGCATTCCAGTAACTTTTTTTGTGTATGTACCTAGCTGTACTATAAGTAGTTGGTTTGTATGAGAAGGTTAAAAAGGTCaaagataaaaagatttttttcctttttttcgtcTATGAAGttactgtttactttttttttttgccctgttTGACGTATGTGTGAAACAATGTCCAACAATAAACCgaaattttattttgctgagttgttctaaaaaaaacaaaaaaaaaacaaaaaaaaaacaaaaaaaaaccaacttgacAATCTGTTATAATTCCATACCCCCAAAGGTTGGTTTATGGATACTATTTGTATTATGTCTTCTGTAGGCCAGAAACAGTTATAACTTACAACAAAATCAGCAGGTCTTGGTGATTAATTGAACATGTGGGTGGTGAGGGAGGCGGAAGGCCATTGGATGACTCCCAAGGTTCTGCCTTCGATGACAGAGTAGTGCCATTTGTCAAGGTCTGGACTGTAGGAAAAACCACCATCTTTAAGCAATCACCTTGTCATATAAATCAGAAAGGGAAGGACGTTAACCTAATTTAAACCATGATCCCAGGTAACAAAGGAACTCTATCTTCCTCATAGACCCAGGGTGGCGATCTCAGCACAACAGACAACACCAAGCAATCTtggctcctgcctcaggctctctcGTACATATGACCCCAcgttctttctttgtgtcttt carries:
- the LOC116914314 gene encoding prothymosin alpha-like, with translation MSDAAVDTSSEITTKDLKEKKEVVAEAENGRDAPANGNAQNEENGEQEADNEVDEEEEEGGEEEEEEEESDGEEEDGDGDEEAEAPTGKQVAEDEEDDDVDTEKQKTDDEDDQTAKGKANLTHRDLFTLHFPSQSLNVVTFE